From the genome of Scytonema hofmannii PCC 7110, one region includes:
- a CDS encoding glycosyltransferase gives MLLTKKHRIALISVDGDPAAEIGQEEAGGQNVYVRQVGYALAQEGWQVDMFTRRSSSEQAAIIQHGTNCRTIRLTAGPMEFIGRDSLLEHLPEFIAEFQAFQQKQGFQYPLVHTHYWLSSWVGMELKKRQPLIQVHTYHSLGAVKYSTVSDLPAIASIRLDVEKNCLENVERVVATSPQEQEHMRKLVSTLGRIEVIPCGTDIDKFGSIQRATARQALGIAPDAKVVLYVGRFDKRKGIETLVRAFAKSSLHSVANLQLIIGGGSRPGYSDGIERDRIASIVSELGLDNCTAFPGRLDETVLPSYYAAADVCVVPSHYEPFGLVTIEAMASRTPVVASDVGGLQFTVVPEVTGLLAPPKDEDAFALAIDRILTNPEWRDRLGEAGRQRVEIAFSWQSVASRLTHLYTHLLPEVVTTQARTPQVVA, from the coding sequence ATGCTACTGACAAAAAAACATCGCATCGCTTTGATTTCTGTGGATGGAGATCCGGCTGCAGAAATAGGACAAGAAGAGGCTGGCGGACAAAACGTCTATGTCCGTCAGGTAGGTTATGCGTTAGCTCAGGAAGGTTGGCAGGTGGATATGTTCACTCGCCGCAGTAGTTCCGAGCAGGCTGCTATTATACAACATGGAACTAACTGTCGAACAATTCGGTTGACGGCAGGTCCAATGGAGTTTATAGGTCGGGATAGCCTACTGGAGCATCTACCTGAATTTATCGCAGAGTTTCAAGCATTCCAGCAGAAGCAAGGTTTTCAGTATCCTCTTGTTCACACTCACTATTGGTTGTCTTCCTGGGTGGGTATGGAACTGAAAAAGCGCCAACCATTGATTCAAGTGCATACATACCATTCCTTAGGAGCGGTGAAGTACAGCACTGTTTCTGACCTACCAGCAATAGCTAGTATCCGACTGGATGTTGAAAAAAATTGTCTGGAGAACGTAGAGCGAGTTGTTGCTACCAGTCCTCAAGAACAGGAACATATGCGGAAGCTAGTTTCCACTCTTGGACGCATAGAAGTCATTCCTTGCGGTACGGATATTGATAAATTTGGATCGATTCAACGGGCTACAGCACGTCAAGCATTGGGCATTGCTCCTGATGCGAAGGTGGTGCTCTACGTTGGTCGCTTTGATAAACGTAAGGGCATTGAAACACTTGTCAGAGCTTTTGCAAAGTCGAGTTTGCACTCTGTGGCTAACCTACAGTTAATTATTGGGGGTGGTAGCCGTCCCGGTTATAGTGATGGCATCGAGCGCGATCGCATTGCCAGCATTGTATCTGAACTTGGATTAGACAATTGCACAGCCTTTCCAGGTCGGCTTGATGAGACTGTTCTACCCTCTTACTACGCTGCTGCTGATGTGTGTGTAGTCCCCAGTCACTACGAACCTTTCGGTTTAGTGACCATTGAAGCGATGGCTAGCCGAACTCCAGTGGTGGCAAGTGATGTAGGTGGATTGCAATTTACAGTGGTACCTGAGGTGACAGGATTGCTTGCTCCTCCCAAAGATGAAGATGCTTTTGCCCTAGCTATTGACCGCATTCTAACCAATCCAGAATGGCGGGATCGGCTTGGTGAAGCGGGTAGACAGCGTGTAGAAATTGCTTTCAGCTGGCAAAGTGTTGCCTCCAGATTAACTCATCTTTATACTCATCTGTTGCCTGAAGTTGTAACCACACAAGCGAGAACACCTCAGGTTGTTGCTTAA
- a CDS encoding roadblock/LC7 domain-containing protein has protein sequence MVINTNKLNTILQNFVTSVSNVQGAMIVSAQGLPLASHLPSEGAEQETVSAISATMSTVAETIATEFNQGFVEQIYVESNQGLSIVTTCSTDAMLFVVASGSNKGVLLLEIKRMIPEIKAALEGRSRGNYVA, from the coding sequence ATGGTCATTAACACAAACAAACTAAATACAATTCTGCAAAACTTTGTGACTTCTGTGAGCAACGTTCAAGGTGCCATGATTGTTTCAGCACAAGGTTTGCCCCTGGCATCTCATTTACCTAGTGAAGGAGCGGAACAGGAGACCGTATCTGCTATATCTGCCACAATGTCAACTGTAGCAGAGACAATTGCAACTGAGTTCAACCAGGGGTTTGTCGAACAAATCTACGTTGAAAGCAATCAAGGGTTAAGTATCGTAACTACCTGTAGTACGGATGCTATGTTGTTCGTGGTAGCTAGCGGCTCTAATAAAGGGGTACTCCTTCTGGAAATCAAGCGCATGATTCCAGAAATTAAAGCGGCTCTAGAAGGCAGAAGTCGGGGGAACTACGTAGCATAA
- a CDS encoding lysylphosphatidylglycerol synthase transmembrane domain-containing protein, whose protein sequence is MKIKSVVIIKTLVSIGLLVWVFTRIDFNQAWNQFKHLSLPFIIFALLFYTGCQWLSCWRWLVVLNSSGHSAPMSSLLSSYFAGMFLNIFLPGALGGDAYRVYRVAKHTKDSEVALVSVFLERFTGLAALSALALIGLAPAFKLVARWDIILLFLICVGSLVGAVLLISSPQLLIWAEPWLIKFRLSAIAARFAKIQILLRTFAQHRQALIVSMGLSLLLQLAIVAYHYFIAQQLKIPISYLQLLVFIPIIVVVTLLPISLGGLGLKEGLWVYLFSRVGLTAEQALLLSVTITALSWLLSLPGAIILLLDSTGFQLVIQGKQGK, encoded by the coding sequence ATGAAAATTAAATCAGTCGTTATTATCAAAACACTCGTCAGTATCGGTCTATTAGTATGGGTATTCACTCGGATAGATTTCAATCAAGCATGGAATCAGTTTAAACATCTCTCTTTGCCCTTTATCATCTTTGCCTTGCTCTTTTACACAGGTTGTCAATGGTTGAGTTGCTGGCGCTGGCTAGTGGTTCTCAATTCTAGCGGTCATTCAGCTCCAATGAGTAGTCTGCTTAGCAGCTATTTTGCTGGTATGTTTCTGAATATTTTTCTCCCAGGCGCTCTTGGTGGGGATGCTTATCGAGTGTATCGGGTTGCCAAACACACCAAAGACTCAGAGGTAGCACTTGTATCTGTATTTTTAGAACGATTTACAGGTTTAGCAGCTTTATCAGCTTTAGCTTTAATTGGTCTAGCTCCTGCTTTTAAACTAGTAGCACGTTGGGATATTATTCTACTCTTTCTCATCTGTGTAGGAAGCCTAGTAGGAGCAGTTTTGCTGATATCAAGTCCTCAGTTGTTGATTTGGGCGGAACCTTGGCTGATAAAGTTTCGCCTTAGCGCTATAGCTGCTCGTTTTGCCAAAATTCAAATCCTGTTACGAACATTTGCCCAACACCGCCAAGCTTTAATTGTATCAATGGGTCTTTCACTATTACTACAGTTAGCTATAGTTGCTTATCACTATTTCATAGCCCAACAACTAAAAATTCCCATTTCTTATTTACAACTTTTAGTATTTATTCCCATCATCGTGGTAGTTACTTTACTTCCTATATCTTTGGGAGGACTGGGTCTAAAAGAAGGTTTATGGGTGTATCTATTCAGTCGGGTTGGTTTGACTGCAGAACAAGCCCTACTATTATCTGTGACGATTACTGCGTTAAGTTGGCTGTTGAGTTTGCCAGGGGCTATCATTTTGCTTTTGGATTCTACGGGATTTCAATTGGTAATACAAGGGAAACAAGGAAAGTAG
- a CDS encoding roadblock/LC7 domain-containing protein produces the protein MAIDIDKLSIILQNFVSSVSKVQGAVITSSDGLPLASYLSNEVQDERVSAMSATVSSMAERVSSMFNQGVVERIYVESNRGFSILTACDEGTVLFVLATEGLKQGVLLQEINRIIPELRSVLDGGNSWGNSAGTRWNR, from the coding sequence ATGGCAATTGATATTGATAAGCTATCCATAATTCTGCAAAACTTTGTGAGTTCTGTAAGCAAAGTTCAAGGTGCCGTTATTACTTCCTCAGATGGTCTGCCACTGGCATCTTACTTATCAAATGAAGTTCAAGATGAGAGAGTATCAGCCATGTCCGCTACAGTGTCATCTATGGCTGAGCGGGTCTCATCTATGTTCAATCAGGGCGTTGTAGAACGTATCTACGTTGAAAGTAATCGCGGCTTTAGCATCCTCACCGCCTGTGATGAGGGTACTGTGTTGTTTGTGCTAGCTACTGAAGGTCTCAAACAAGGGGTTTTACTTCAGGAGATTAATCGCATCATTCCAGAACTTAGAAGCGTTCTAGATGGTGGAAATAGTTGGGGGAACTCTGCTGGTACGCGCTGGAATAGGTGA